The following proteins come from a genomic window of Natronosalvus vescus:
- a CDS encoding toll/interleukin-1 receptor domain-containing protein, with protein sequence MGGFEPIIYSWMIPIRSQMSNHITTIVSDKITRRIKENDFENYIPDNTFLKRWTEFSPNNIFADHLVLDLDLTEHIDDAELLDHPLNRMLGGKQRELAEVDHNIEPLLETFQDLKREDYVENYLDTGNNLTVIYSDLTKIDNGSRYRWTHSHSWLRKSQILARTIPLDEAKLRKKGIEEYEIVTKSQPIHDYFDYVDGYTHILDFDEMADENPESIALSTEDNVIAALISKYRDDSKNLRDINGQFILLPQPTRLHPKPQDLIDALVEIGQANDNKAKASNTDGQQTTGSVGGEMTQPDDSGEEKWDIFISHDSDDSQLADSIYSALEDRDIKCWLDDAVLELGDSLTQQIDHGLTNSDYAVIIVSENFVKNVGWASDEWEALRSRDAGEDEKVILPVWYNISKSEVMRYSPWLAEKIAISVSSSDEGEKVAEEVAQIITN encoded by the coding sequence ATGGGCGGATTTGAACCTATTATTTATAGCTGGATGATCCCTATTCGCAGTCAAATGTCCAATCACATCACCACTATAGTCTCCGACAAAATCACTCGGAGAATCAAAGAGAACGATTTTGAGAATTATATTCCAGACAACACCTTTCTTAAGCGTTGGACAGAGTTTTCCCCGAATAACATCTTCGCAGACCATCTTGTTCTTGATCTTGATCTCACCGAGCATATCGACGACGCAGAACTGCTTGACCACCCGCTAAACCGAATGCTCGGCGGGAAACAACGTGAATTAGCTGAAGTTGATCACAACATTGAGCCGCTGTTGGAGACCTTTCAAGACCTGAAGAGAGAAGATTACGTCGAGAATTACCTTGACACTGGAAATAATCTGACGGTGATCTACAGCGACCTGACCAAAATCGACAATGGGTCAAGATATAGATGGACTCATAGTCATTCTTGGCTGCGGAAATCACAGATCCTTGCCCGAACAATACCTCTGGACGAAGCTAAACTCCGCAAAAAAGGGATCGAGGAGTACGAGATCGTTACCAAATCTCAACCGATTCATGATTATTTCGACTATGTCGACGGATACACACATATCTTGGACTTCGACGAGATGGCAGATGAAAACCCCGAATCCATCGCACTATCCACTGAAGACAACGTGATTGCCGCCTTGATAAGCAAGTATAGAGACGATTCCAAGAATCTCCGTGATATCAACGGTCAATTCATCCTCTTGCCTCAGCCCACCCGACTTCATCCCAAGCCTCAAGACTTGATCGACGCACTTGTGGAAATCGGACAAGCCAATGACAATAAGGCAAAAGCATCTAATACAGACGGTCAACAAACAACCGGATCAGTAGGTGGAGAAATGACACAGCCCGACGATTCCGGTGAAGAGAAATGGGACATTTTCATATCCCATGATTCAGACGATAGCCAACTCGCAGACTCAATCTACTCCGCATTAGAGGATCGGGACATCAAATGCTGGTTGGATGACGCAGTTCTTGAACTCGGAGACAGCCTAACACAGCAGATCGATCATGGACTCACAAATTCGGACTATGCGGTAATCATCGTTTCAGAAAACTTTGTGAAAAATGTGGGTTGGGCTTCCGACGAGTGGGAAGCTCTTCGATCAAGAGATGCAGGAGAAGATGAAAAAGTGATCTTGCCTGTCTGGTATAACATTTCTAAGAGTGAGGTTATGAGATACTCACCGTGGCTGGCCGAAAAAATAGCGATTTCGGTATCAAGTTCCGATGAAGGGGAGAAGGTCGCTGAAGAAGTGGCTCAGATAATCACCAACTGA